A DNA window from Acinetobacter sp. 10FS3-1 contains the following coding sequences:
- the gspG gene encoding type II secretion system major pseudopilin GspG has product MKRNLNQSRGIPNTMRMKRAAGFTLIEVMVVIVILGVLAALIVPNVMGRGEKAKVDTTVIKLQSIAGALDQYKLDNGKYPSMQDGGLDALVNQPATAKNWLPGGYVKGGYPKDSWENELQYVMPGTEGRAFDLYSFGADGQAGGDGTDSDIYYQP; this is encoded by the coding sequence ATGAAAAGGAATCTGAACCAGAGTCGAGGTATTCCAAATACGATGCGAATGAAGAGGGCTGCAGGTTTTACCCTGATTGAAGTCATGGTGGTGATTGTGATTCTGGGAGTGCTGGCAGCACTGATTGTACCGAATGTGATGGGGCGGGGTGAAAAAGCCAAGGTCGATACCACCGTCATCAAACTGCAAAGTATTGCAGGTGCACTGGATCAATATAAGCTCGATAATGGTAAATATCCAAGTATGCAGGACGGGGGGCTGGATGCTCTGGTGAATCAGCCGGCAACTGCAAAAAACTGGCTACCGGGCGGTTATGTTAAAGGGGGCTATCCAAAAGACAGTTGGGAAAATGAACTGCAATATGTGATGCCGGGAACCGAGGGCCGTGCTTTTGATCTGTACTCATTTGGGGCAGATGGTCAGGCCGGTGGGGATGGAACGGATAGCGATATTTATTATCAGCCTTAA
- the lnt gene encoding apolipoprotein N-acyltransferase, translating to MRASFDKLVHTSSPQKPLPLIYPLLIALFAGAIFSLALAPYHYWWLAILSPALLYACVRGRSAKQAFGIGWAYGIGLWFVGAFWLYTSIHVYGDTSAVMSLVMILIMAMVMGLFTAVQTFVYRRFFPETPLTFAPLWVLFEWAKTWVFTGFPWLFVGYAFTERYLDAYAPLFGVFGVSFVVIVLACALVEILNKRFFWAIPSAILLLGAWGAAQLSFVEQKNQKPLTVSLIQGNIPQDLKWLTEYQVKTLLIYANLSKTEWGRDLIVWPESSIPMFQTDIQEFLESMKVQAEKSGTAWITGIPYWDLEESKTAGYPKYYNSIMATGDESSGLYKKQRLVPFGEYIPLSGWLSWVLPGLQNDPSMSGFSRGADNQQPLNVKNQHLGSAICYEVAYPNLTRRNASQSDFLVTVSNDAWFTGTAGPLQHLQMVQMRAKENGRWFIRATNTGVTAFIDHKGHIVKKAPMDQEAILRGELPAMQGQTLYTKLSDWPVMIFSALLLLVGWRFRPRKVDVSFKSRR from the coding sequence ATGAGAGCGTCTTTTGACAAGTTAGTGCATACTTCATCGCCACAAAAACCATTACCTCTGATTTATCCATTATTGATTGCCCTGTTTGCAGGAGCCATATTCAGCTTAGCATTGGCACCTTATCATTACTGGTGGCTGGCCATTTTGTCACCGGCACTGCTCTATGCCTGTGTACGCGGACGTAGTGCCAAACAAGCATTCGGTATCGGCTGGGCTTATGGAATCGGCCTCTGGTTTGTGGGAGCGTTCTGGCTATATACCTCTATCCATGTCTATGGTGATACCAGCGCGGTTATGAGTCTAGTCATGATCCTGATCATGGCCATGGTCATGGGTTTATTTACAGCGGTTCAGACCTTTGTTTATCGCCGTTTTTTCCCGGAAACCCCGCTCACGTTTGCCCCATTGTGGGTACTTTTTGAATGGGCAAAAACCTGGGTATTTACCGGTTTTCCGTGGCTCTTTGTCGGCTATGCCTTTACCGAGCGTTATCTGGATGCCTATGCGCCATTATTTGGGGTATTCGGGGTGTCGTTTGTGGTCATCGTTCTGGCATGTGCGCTGGTCGAAATTCTAAACAAACGCTTTTTCTGGGCTATTCCTTCAGCCATCTTGTTATTGGGTGCATGGGGCGCAGCACAATTGAGCTTTGTCGAGCAAAAAAATCAGAAGCCTTTAACGGTTTCCCTGATTCAAGGCAATATTCCTCAGGATCTGAAATGGTTAACCGAATACCAGGTTAAAACCCTGCTGATCTATGCCAATCTGAGCAAAACCGAATGGGGACGTGACCTGATTGTCTGGCCTGAGTCCTCAATTCCCATGTTCCAGACCGATATTCAGGAATTTTTAGAGTCCATGAAAGTACAGGCAGAAAAGTCAGGTACAGCATGGATTACTGGAATCCCGTACTGGGATCTGGAAGAGTCCAAGACAGCAGGCTATCCAAAATACTATAACAGTATTATGGCCACAGGTGACGAGTCTAGCGGGCTTTATAAGAAACAGCGTCTGGTGCCGTTTGGTGAATATATCCCCCTCTCCGGCTGGTTAAGCTGGGTTTTGCCTGGCCTGCAAAATGACCCGTCTATGAGTGGTTTCTCACGTGGTGCTGATAACCAGCAGCCGCTGAATGTGAAAAATCAGCATCTGGGTTCGGCTATCTGTTATGAAGTGGCTTATCCCAATTTAACCCGTCGTAATGCCAGCCAGAGCGATTTTCTGGTCACTGTTTCAAATGATGCCTGGTTTACCGGCACAGCAGGCCCATTGCAGCATTTACAGATGGTACAAATGCGGGCCAAAGAAAATGGCCGCTGGTTTATTCGCGCCACCAATACCGGGGTAACCGCGTTTATTGATCACAAGGGGCATATTGTGAAAAAAGCCCCGATGGATCAGGAAGCCATATTACGGGGTGAACTTCCAGCCATGCAGGGCCAAACCCTGTATACGAAACTCAGCGATTGGCCTGTCATGATCTTCTCAGCTCTGCTATTGCTAGTCGGCTGGCGTTTCCGTCCGCGTAAGGTAGATGTCAGCTTCAAGTCGAGACGGTAA
- a CDS encoding HlyC/CorC family transporter — MHEESGPSWGMRGLRKWLGTAPETRDELLKLVQDSRRFLEPDTVAMLEGVLDLPATKVREVMTPRTSMISLQEDDELLDILHVLVESAHSRFPVFSSDQPDNVVGILLAKDLLPFLTEPSAKVDIRALMRQPLFVPESARSDQLLRMLKNTQTHIAIVIDEYGTTSGLVTLEDILEEIVGEIEDEHDNADEESQYIVPDQDPATANTWIVQALTPIEYFNTMLDTQFSDDEVETMGGLLLQEIGLVSDLEGQVIELDNWQFTILAADSRSIHLIRAVRQ, encoded by the coding sequence ATGCACGAGGAATCAGGCCCGTCGTGGGGTATGCGCGGCTTACGTAAATGGCTGGGAACTGCACCCGAAACTCGCGACGAACTGCTAAAACTAGTACAAGATTCACGTCGATTTTTAGAACCCGATACTGTTGCCATGCTTGAAGGCGTTCTTGATCTGCCTGCAACCAAAGTTCGCGAGGTCATGACGCCGAGAACATCCATGATCAGCTTGCAAGAAGATGATGAGTTGCTGGATATTCTGCATGTTCTGGTGGAGTCCGCACACTCACGTTTCCCGGTCTTTTCATCGGATCAGCCGGATAATGTGGTGGGTATTCTGCTGGCCAAGGATTTATTGCCGTTTTTGACCGAGCCATCTGCAAAAGTGGATATCCGTGCGTTGATGCGCCAGCCGCTGTTTGTACCAGAAAGTGCGCGTTCGGATCAGCTTCTGCGCATGCTGAAAAATACCCAGACTCATATTGCCATCGTCATCGACGAATATGGCACCACCTCTGGTCTGGTGACCCTAGAAGATATTCTGGAAGAAATTGTCGGCGAAATTGAAGATGAGCATGACAATGCGGATGAAGAATCACAATATATCGTACCAGATCAAGATCCAGCGACCGCCAACACCTGGATTGTTCAGGCTCTGACCCCGATCGAGTATTTTAATACGATGCTGGATACCCAGTTCTCAGATGATGAAGTGGAAACCATGGGCGGATTATTGCTACAGGAAATTGGTCTGGTAAGTGATCTGGAAGGTCAGGTGATTGAACTGGATAACTGGCAATTTACCATTCTTGCAGCAGATTCCCGTTCTATTCATCTGATTCGAGCAGTACGCCAATGA
- the tusA gene encoding sulfurtransferase TusA, which yields MSEAEMTPSLQLNTRGLRCPEPVMMLHQAIRKSKAGDVIEVFATDNSTSWDIPKFCMHLGHELLLQEERLDENGNKEFHYLVKKG from the coding sequence ATGTCTGAAGCTGAAATGACGCCTAGTTTGCAATTAAATACCCGAGGTCTGCGCTGTCCCGAGCCGGTAATGATGCTGCATCAGGCGATCCGTAAATCCAAAGCCGGTGATGTGATTGAAGTTTTTGCAACGGATAATTCAACGTCTTGGGATATTCCAAAGTTCTGTATGCATCTGGGGCATGAATTGTTGTTGCAGGAAGAGCGTTTAGATGAAAATGGCAATAAAGAATTTCATTATCTGGTGAAGAAAGGCTAA
- a CDS encoding type VI secretion system Vgr family protein, which translates to MIRISIAQVLKQLGLSAQKRALHVQFSHPQLNTEVFLQRIDGQHVLNRGVKVELICLSTNALIPLKKFIGTQVAVDQVIDQGQLFRSSGIITQAAQGQSDGALTLYKLTLEDATSLWHKRRNSRVFMDKNVREITEVIFKEWQSKSPLFAAALKLDLSGLQQTYDVRPFSMQSNETDYDFLTRLWRSEGINWLIDESELMVVHSSAPIAAQKLRLIDDNRHYQALRRRAVRFHRSSATEQVDSITSFIAERQLQPTAVHIQRWHADRLSQEEGAGSVQSKHQHSQMQNNASLGLEQAWHISPAWVTDLQQEDQATPASAAQIEKVNQNLQHFYAAQAKQFLATSTVRDAQVGYWFRLDQHPEIDQHEAADKEFLIISKHFYNQNNLPKDLNAQVSALIQQSHWQVTAVKDADERQANQLVLQRRNIPVVPEYQPILHRPQAYLQRAKVVGPAGEEIHVDKWGRIKIRFLFTRSDDHAHDSGAGSNDSDTDSAWVDVLTPWAGEGYGVRFLPRIGEIVVIDFFDGNIDRPFVVGRIHEGQRSATRFDQKGQLPETKKLSGIRSQEVQGQGFNQLRFDDTTGQISAQLQSSHAASQLNLGNLSHPKQQAESEGRGEGFELRTDQWGAIRAGEGLLISTHKQQAADGSHMNAEPAKNQLESGLQASQALSEVAKNQQTDPLEIFENLKSFIEQIEQKDQDKAAAFKQAIMILSAPQSIALSAQQDIHLSADGQISHQAADSINLSSQKKIIGHAASKISLFAAQEGVRAYAAKGKVELQAQNNEMDIIARKGVKIISTEDQIEITAAKKIVLTAGGSQIEISSAGILSTTGGKFEVKAGQHLFVNGSQVNTSLPALPSFKNQNWIALEHLDADNQPFSSVDYKIFFEGNQIIEGQLDDQGKAHHNNVPEKAIRVEYEQAEIIDKPWDTYDLVLDRLDKIEE; encoded by the coding sequence ATGATAAGAATTTCTATTGCTCAGGTACTTAAACAATTGGGTTTAAGTGCGCAGAAACGTGCTTTACATGTTCAATTTTCTCATCCGCAACTCAATACAGAAGTTTTCCTGCAACGCATTGATGGTCAGCATGTTCTGAATCGGGGCGTGAAGGTTGAGCTCATCTGTCTATCTACCAATGCCTTGATTCCGCTAAAAAAGTTTATAGGCACACAGGTCGCCGTCGATCAGGTGATAGATCAGGGGCAACTGTTTCGCAGTTCCGGGATTATCACCCAGGCTGCTCAGGGGCAGAGTGATGGAGCCTTAACACTTTATAAACTGACTCTAGAAGATGCAACCTCGCTCTGGCATAAACGCCGTAATAGCCGCGTATTTATGGACAAAAATGTCCGTGAGATTACTGAAGTTATCTTTAAAGAATGGCAGAGTAAAAGTCCACTATTTGCCGCGGCACTTAAGCTAGATTTATCCGGTTTACAGCAGACTTATGATGTGCGTCCTTTTAGCATGCAGTCGAATGAAACCGACTATGATTTTTTAACCCGTTTATGGCGCAGTGAAGGGATTAACTGGCTGATTGATGAGTCTGAGCTGATGGTCGTGCATTCTTCTGCACCGATTGCAGCGCAAAAGCTCAGACTGATTGATGACAATCGCCACTATCAGGCATTACGTCGCCGGGCAGTCCGTTTTCATCGTTCCAGTGCGACAGAGCAGGTAGACAGCATTACCAGCTTTATTGCCGAACGGCAGTTACAGCCAACCGCTGTCCATATCCAGCGCTGGCATGCCGATCGCCTGAGTCAGGAAGAAGGCGCCGGTTCAGTACAAAGCAAGCATCAGCATAGCCAGATGCAGAACAATGCCAGTCTGGGACTGGAACAAGCCTGGCATATTAGTCCAGCATGGGTGACCGACCTTCAGCAGGAAGATCAGGCCACCCCAGCCTCAGCTGCACAAATCGAGAAGGTCAACCAGAACTTACAACATTTTTATGCTGCACAGGCCAAGCAATTTCTAGCGACATCGACGGTACGCGATGCTCAGGTCGGTTACTGGTTCAGACTCGATCAGCATCCTGAAATTGACCAGCATGAGGCGGCAGATAAAGAATTTTTAATCATCTCCAAGCACTTCTATAACCAGAATAATTTGCCGAAAGACCTGAATGCACAGGTCAGTGCGTTAATCCAGCAAAGCCACTGGCAGGTGACAGCAGTTAAGGATGCTGATGAGCGGCAGGCCAATCAGTTAGTCTTGCAACGTCGCAATATTCCCGTCGTGCCTGAATATCAACCTATATTGCATCGACCCCAGGCCTATCTGCAGCGGGCAAAAGTCGTCGGGCCAGCAGGGGAGGAAATTCATGTCGATAAATGGGGGCGAATCAAAATCCGTTTTCTATTTACCCGTTCGGATGACCATGCCCATGACAGTGGCGCAGGTAGTAATGACAGCGATACCGATTCAGCCTGGGTGGATGTTCTGACCCCGTGGGCAGGTGAAGGTTATGGGGTCCGTTTTTTACCACGCATTGGTGAAATTGTGGTGATTGACTTTTTTGATGGCAATATTGACCGGCCTTTTGTAGTAGGCCGAATTCATGAAGGTCAACGTTCAGCGACCAGATTTGATCAGAAAGGACAGCTACCAGAGACTAAAAAACTCAGTGGTATTCGTTCACAAGAAGTGCAGGGGCAAGGTTTTAACCAGCTACGTTTTGACGATACCACCGGGCAGATCAGCGCACAGTTGCAGAGCAGTCATGCAGCCAGTCAGCTCAATCTGGGCAACTTGAGTCATCCGAAACAACAGGCTGAAAGTGAAGGACGGGGTGAAGGCTTTGAATTGCGTACTGACCAATGGGGCGCAATTCGTGCCGGTGAAGGTTTATTGATCTCGACTCATAAACAGCAAGCTGCAGATGGCTCACATATGAATGCTGAACCGGCAAAAAACCAGCTGGAATCAGGTCTGCAGGCGAGTCAAGCTCTAAGTGAGGTGGCTAAAAATCAGCAAACTGATCCGCTTGAAATCTTTGAGAATTTAAAAAGCTTTATTGAGCAAATTGAACAAAAGGATCAAGACAAAGCAGCTGCCTTTAAACAGGCGATTATGATTCTGTCAGCCCCACAATCCATTGCGCTGAGTGCCCAGCAGGATATTCATTTATCTGCAGATGGTCAGATCAGCCATCAGGCAGCAGACAGTATTAACCTGAGTTCGCAGAAAAAGATTATTGGCCATGCCGCTTCAAAAATAAGTTTATTTGCCGCTCAAGAAGGTGTAAGAGCGTATGCGGCAAAAGGTAAAGTTGAACTACAGGCGCAGAATAATGAGATGGACATTATTGCGCGTAAAGGCGTCAAAATTATCTCTACTGAAGATCAGATCGAAATTACTGCAGCCAAAAAGATTGTACTAACCGCGGGCGGGTCACAGATTGAAATCAGTAGTGCGGGAATTTTGTCAACAACGGGTGGCAAGTTTGAGGTAAAGGCGGGGCAGCATTTATTCGTTAATGGAAGTCAGGTAAATACTTCCTTGCCAGCTTTACCTAGCTTTAAAAATCAGAACTGGATTGCTTTAGAGCATTTGGATGCTGATAATCAGCCATTTTCTAGCGTAGATTATAAAATATTTTTTGAAGGTAATCAAATCATTGAAGGTCAACTCGATGATCAGGGTAAAGCTCATCATAATAATGTACCTGAAAAGGCGATTAGAGTGGAATATGAGCAGGCTGAGATAATAGATAAACCTTGGGATACTTATGATCTGGTATTAGATCGACTCGATAAAATAGAAGAATAA